The proteins below are encoded in one region of Actinomycetota bacterium:
- the whiA gene encoding DNA-binding protein WhiA, whose product MKSELARLQAPRACCRRAELAAILRSAGTFHIAGGRFALEVDVPDAGIARKVYSGLTAGFAEPAEIRILEPGRARPRQRFVIRVQEAALGPFIDSGVLDGAGRLRAGVPSKIVSRRCCAGAYLRGAFLAHGSVSEPRAPVQFEIRSPDQATAEGIGGLAERVGSTGRLREHRGAFALYAKEGAAVGRLLAAMGAHNGYLEWEEGSVWKSVRGVANRLANCDEANARRTARAAMVQRAWAERALARFGEEGLPPAVREVVYLRLTNPEASMEELGRLCRPPITKPAVAGRLRHLGRLAEELVG is encoded by the coding sequence CAGGCACATTCCATATCGCCGGCGGCCGGTTCGCGCTCGAGGTCGATGTCCCCGACGCCGGGATCGCGCGCAAGGTCTACTCGGGGCTCACGGCCGGGTTCGCGGAGCCGGCGGAGATCCGTATCCTCGAACCCGGCCGGGCGCGCCCGCGCCAGCGATTCGTGATCCGCGTGCAGGAGGCGGCGCTCGGCCCGTTCATCGATTCTGGAGTGCTCGACGGCGCCGGCCGCTTGCGCGCGGGCGTTCCGAGCAAGATCGTGTCGAGACGCTGCTGCGCAGGCGCCTATCTGCGCGGCGCCTTCCTGGCGCATGGGTCGGTCTCTGAGCCGCGTGCCCCGGTTCAGTTCGAGATCCGATCGCCCGACCAAGCCACCGCCGAAGGGATCGGCGGCCTCGCCGAGCGGGTCGGCTCGACCGGCCGCCTGCGCGAGCATCGCGGCGCCTTCGCCCTTTACGCGAAGGAGGGCGCCGCCGTCGGACGGCTTCTCGCCGCGATGGGCGCGCACAACGGCTACCTCGAGTGGGAGGAAGGATCCGTCTGGAAGAGCGTGCGCGGCGTCGCGAACCGCCTCGCGAACTGCGACGAGGCCAATGCGCGGCGTACCGCCCGGGCGGCGATGGTGCAACGGGCGTGGGCGGAGCGCGCGCTCGCGCGCTTCGGCGAGGAGGGCCTCCCTCCGGCGGTGCGTGAGGTCGTGTATCTGCGACTGACGAATCCCGAAGCCTCGATGGAAGAGCTCGGCCGCCTGTGCCGGCCGCCGATCACCAAGCCGGCCGTGGCCGGTCGCCTGCGGCACCTTGGAAGGCTCGCTGAGGAGCTGGTTGGATAG